The Malus sylvestris chromosome 12, drMalSylv7.2, whole genome shotgun sequence genome contains a region encoding:
- the LOC126594493 gene encoding rapid alkalinization factor-like, with protein sequence MASLHSFSLLLLICASILVVGSSSEDHHHLSWIPAAAKSACKGSIAECALAAGNDELEFDMDSEFSRRILATSNYISYGALQRNTVPCSRRGASYYNCQPGAQSNPYSRGCSAITRCRS encoded by the coding sequence ATGGCTAGTCTGCAcagtttctctctcctcctgcTGATCTGCGCCTCAATATTGGTGGTGGGTTCGTCAAGTGAGGaccaccaccacctctcctGGATACCCGCCGCCGCCAAGTCAGCCTGCAAGGGCTCCATAGCCGAGTGCGCCTTAGCTGCAGGGAACGATGAGCTGGAGTTTGACATGGACTCAGAGTTCAGCCGTCGCATCTTAGCCACCAGCAACTACATCAGCTACGGTGCACTGCAGAGGAACACCGTGCCTTGCTCCAGGCGCGGCGCCTCCTACTACAATTGCCAGCCCGGGGCCCAGTCCAACCCCTACAGCCGCGGCTGCAGCGCCATCACGAGGTGCAGGAGTTAA
- the LOC126594483 gene encoding REF/SRPP-like protein At3g05500 produces MAQEDLSVQVQQQMTAEEEQRLKYLQFVQVAAAYAEVCFTNLYGYAKERSGPLKPGVESVEGTVKTVVGPVYDKYHDIPAHLLTFVDRKVDLSVTKLDSRVPPVVKQASSKALSAAQKAPEAARVVASELKRAGVVDTASSCAKSVYSMCEPTAKDLYAKYEPKAEQCAVSAWRKVNQVLPKVVDVVVPTAAYCSEKYNQTVQSTAEKGYRVSSYLPLVPTEKIAMVFAEKAPEAEPLVASHGEADVAIH; encoded by the exons ATGGCCCAGGAAGATTTGAGCGTGCAGGTGCAGCAACAGATG ACTGCGGAGGAGGAACAGAGGCTCAAGTACCTCCAATTTGTTCAAGTGGCTGCAGCTTATGCCGAGGTTTGCTTCACAAACCTTTACGGTTATGCCAAGGAAAGGTCAGGGCCCTTGAAGCCTGGCGTTGAGTCCGTGGAGGGAACAGTGAAGACCGTTGTTGGACCTGTCTACGACAAGTACCATGATATCCCTGCTCACCTCCTCACCTTTGTGGATCGCAAG GTTGATCTGTCTGTTACCAAGCTGGACAGCCGTGTGCCACCAGTGGTTAAGCAGGCCTCATCCAAAGCTCTGTCCGCCGCTCAAAAGGCCCCAGAGGCAGCACGAGTGGTTGCCTCTGAGCTTAAGCGTGCCGGGGTTGTAGACACTGCCTCAAGCTGTGCTAAGTCTGTCTACTCTATGTGCGAACCCACGGCCAAAGACTTGTATGCTAAGTACGAACCAAAAGCCGAGCAGTGTGCTGTTTCTGCATGGCGAAAGGTGAATCAAGTCCTCCCAAAGGTGGTTGATGTTGTTGTACCAACCGCAGCATATTGTTCCGAAAAGTACAACCAGACCGTGCAGAGCACTGCGGAGAAGGGCTACCGGGTCTCCTCCTACCTGCCTTTGGTTCCCACAGAGAAAATCGCCATGGTTTTCGCCGAGAAAGCGCCCGAAGCAGAGCCTTTGGTTGCAAGCCACGGTGAAGCTGATGttgccattcattga
- the LOC126594478 gene encoding ATP-dependent Clp protease proteolytic subunit-related protein 3, chloroplastic-like: MASSLQLPISISSASTSSFRPRNARKFTACCSVKAKATAKIPIPPINPKDPFLSRLAAVAAKSPETLLNRPPQNSDSLPYLDVFDEPILMATPAQVERSVSYNEHRPRKPPPDLPSLLLHGRIVYIGMPLVPAVTELIVAELMYLQWMDPKQPIYIYINSTGTTRDDGETVGMESEGFAIYDAMMQLKNEIHTVAVGAAIGQACLLLSAGTEGKRFMMPHAKAMIQQPRVPSSGLMPASDVLIRAKEVITNRDILVKLLAKHTGNSEEAVAKVMRRPFYMDSTTAKQFGVIDKILWRGQEKIMADVASPEEWDKTAGVKVVDELGGL; encoded by the exons ATGGCGAGCAGTTTGCAGCTGCCAATCTCCATATCGTCAGCTTCTACGTCGTCGTTTAGACCCAGAAATGCTCGGAAGTTCACAGCTTGTTGTTCCGTTAAAGCGAAAGCAACGGCCAAAATCCCGATTCCTCCGATAAACCCCAAGGACCCCTTTCTTTCGAGGCTCGCTGCGGTGGCTGCCAAGTCCCCGGAAACCTTGCTTAACCGGCCGCCTCAAAATTCCGACTCTCTCCCTTACTTGGATGTGTTTGATGAACCTATTCTCATGGCCACTCCTGCCCAa GTGGAAAGATCGGTTTCTTACAACGAGCATAGGCCCAGAAAGCCACCTCCAGACCTGCCCTCATTGTTACTCCACGGAAGAATAGTTTATATTGGCATGCCT TTAGTGCCAGCAGTAACAGAGCTTATTGTTGCGGAATTGATGTATCTGCAATGGATGGATCCTAAACAaccaatatatatttatattaattcGACGGGAACCACTCGTGATGATGGTGAAACC GTTGGCATGGAGTCAGAGGGATTTGCTATCTATGATGCTATGATGCAGTTGAAAAATGAG ATACATACGGTTGCCGTTGGGGCTGCTATAGGTCAAGCTTGTCTATTGCTTTCAGCCGGAACTGAAGGCAAACGATTTATGATGCCACATGCCAAAG CAATGATCCAGCAACCTCGTGTCCCATCATCTGGACTGATGCCTGCTAGTGACGTTCTTATTCGTGCAAAAGAG GTAATCACAAATAGGGACATTCTCGTAAAGCTTCTGGCCAAACACACAGGAAAT TCAGAGGAGGCTGTTGCTAAGGTGATGAGAAGACCATTTTATATGGATTCTACAACTGCTAAACAATTTGGGGTGATTGACAAG ATCCTTTGGCGTGGTCAAGAAAAGATAATGGCAGATGTAGCCTCCCCTGAGGAATGGGATAAGACAGCTGGCGTCAAAGTTGTAGATGAACTTGGTGGTCTCTAA